A region of Streptomyces paludis DNA encodes the following proteins:
- a CDS encoding aldo/keto reductase, translated as MSKVPTLTLNNGIAMPQLGFGVWQVPDDEAAQAVGTALEAGYRSIDTAAVYGNEEGTGKAIAASGLDRADLFVTTKLWNSEQGYDSTLRAFDVSLAKLGLEYVDLYLIHWPVPSAGKYVDTYKAFEKILADGRAKAIGVSNFLPAHLERLLGETSVVPAVNQIELHPQLQQAESRAVHQKHGVLTEAWSPLGQGKGLLEVPTVLAIARKHERTPAQVVLRWHLQLGNVVIPKSVTPSRIQENIDVFGFELDADDLAAFAALDEGRRIGPDPAGFND; from the coding sequence GTGAGCAAGGTCCCCACCCTCACTCTCAACAACGGCATCGCGATGCCCCAGCTCGGCTTCGGTGTCTGGCAGGTTCCGGACGACGAGGCGGCGCAGGCCGTCGGCACCGCGCTGGAGGCCGGGTACCGCAGCATCGACACCGCCGCCGTCTACGGCAACGAGGAGGGTACCGGCAAGGCCATCGCCGCCTCCGGACTCGACCGCGCGGACCTCTTCGTCACGACGAAGCTGTGGAACAGCGAGCAGGGGTACGACTCGACCCTGCGCGCCTTCGACGTCTCGCTGGCCAAGCTCGGCCTGGAGTACGTCGACCTCTATCTGATCCACTGGCCGGTGCCGTCCGCCGGCAAGTACGTCGACACGTACAAGGCGTTCGAGAAGATCCTCGCCGACGGCCGCGCCAAGGCCATCGGGGTCTCGAACTTCCTGCCCGCGCATCTGGAGCGGCTGCTGGGCGAGACCTCCGTGGTCCCGGCCGTCAACCAGATCGAGCTGCACCCGCAGCTCCAGCAGGCCGAGTCGCGCGCCGTCCACCAGAAGCACGGCGTCCTCACGGAGGCGTGGTCGCCGCTGGGCCAGGGCAAGGGCCTCCTGGAGGTGCCGACCGTGCTGGCGATCGCGCGCAAGCACGAGCGGACCCCGGCCCAGGTGGTGCTGCGCTGGCACCTCCAGCTGGGGAACGTGGTGATTCCCAAGTCTGTGACGCCCTCGCGGATCCAGGAGAACATCGACGTCTTCGGCTTCGAGCTGGACGCGGACGACCTGGCGGCGTTCGCCGCGCTCGACGAGGGCCGGCGCATCGGCCCCGACCCGGCCGGGTTCAACGACTGA
- a CDS encoding AMP-dependent synthetase/ligase, with amino-acid sequence MPAAPHVGGLADAVFDHALTDPDRVALGREDGAGRWRDVTAAAFRDEVLALARGLLAQGVRFGDRVAIMSRTRYEWTLFDFALWTVGAQPVPVYPTSSAEQVHWILYDAEVSACLVEHGDHAMTVGSVIDRLPRLQRLWQLDAGALDDLLAAGARVAEDVVHRHRRAVTPDSVATVIYTSGTTGRPRGCVLTHAHFMFETDTLLGRWEPVFASASGGRASTLLFLPLSHVFGRMIEVAAVRGRVKLGHQPELGADALLPALAAFRPTFVLAVPYVFEKLHRAARRRAESDGRAAVFDRAEEVAVRYAEALEERAFGVGPGPSAALRIQHQFFEKAVYGKVRDALGGRVRHAMSGGSAMDRRLGLFLAGAGITVYEGYGLTESCAAATANPPERTRYGTVGQPIPGTAVRIAADGEIWLRGGHVFAGYLGDAKATGAVLRDGWLATGDLGVLDDDGYLTITGRKKEILITSGGKSVPPAPLEARVRTHPLVAQCLVVGDNRPYVAALVTVDPEAVEHWLTVRGRAPLSPAELVRDRDLEAEIRRAVIAANTSVSQAESIRTFRILARPFSEADGLLTPSLKLKRRAITAAYAAEVDALYR; translated from the coding sequence CTGCCGGCCGCCCCCCATGTCGGTGGGCTCGCGGACGCGGTCTTCGACCATGCGCTGACCGATCCGGACCGGGTCGCGCTCGGCCGCGAGGACGGGGCCGGCCGCTGGCGGGACGTGACCGCGGCCGCCTTCCGTGACGAGGTGCTCGCGCTGGCCCGGGGGCTGCTGGCACAGGGCGTGCGATTCGGTGACCGGGTCGCGATCATGTCCCGTACGCGGTACGAGTGGACGCTCTTCGACTTCGCGCTCTGGACGGTCGGCGCCCAGCCCGTACCGGTGTATCCGACGTCCTCGGCCGAGCAGGTCCACTGGATCCTGTACGACGCCGAGGTCTCGGCCTGTCTGGTCGAGCACGGGGACCACGCCATGACCGTCGGCTCGGTGATCGACCGGCTGCCCCGGCTCCAGCGGCTGTGGCAGCTGGACGCGGGCGCGCTGGACGACCTGCTCGCGGCGGGTGCCCGGGTCGCCGAGGACGTGGTGCACCGCCACCGCAGGGCGGTCACCCCGGACTCCGTCGCGACGGTGATCTACACCTCCGGCACCACCGGCCGGCCGAGGGGCTGTGTGCTCACCCACGCCCACTTCATGTTCGAGACCGACACCCTGCTGGGGCGCTGGGAGCCGGTCTTCGCCAGCGCCTCCGGCGGCCGGGCGTCGACGCTGCTCTTCCTGCCGCTCTCGCATGTCTTCGGGCGGATGATCGAGGTCGCGGCGGTCCGCGGCCGGGTGAAGCTGGGGCACCAGCCCGAGCTGGGGGCGGACGCGCTGCTGCCCGCGCTCGCCGCGTTCCGGCCGACGTTCGTGCTGGCCGTGCCGTACGTCTTCGAGAAGCTCCACCGCGCGGCCCGGCGCCGGGCGGAGAGCGACGGCAGGGCCGCCGTCTTCGACCGGGCGGAGGAGGTCGCGGTGCGCTACGCGGAGGCGCTGGAGGAGCGGGCGTTCGGGGTCGGCCCCGGTCCGTCCGCCGCGCTGCGGATACAGCACCAGTTCTTCGAGAAGGCCGTGTACGGCAAGGTCCGCGACGCGCTGGGCGGGCGCGTACGGCACGCGATGTCCGGCGGTTCGGCGATGGACCGGCGGCTCGGGCTCTTCCTGGCGGGCGCGGGCATCACCGTCTACGAGGGGTACGGGCTCACCGAGTCGTGCGCGGCGGCGACGGCCAATCCGCCCGAACGCACCCGGTACGGCACGGTCGGGCAGCCGATCCCCGGCACCGCCGTGCGGATAGCGGCGGACGGCGAAATCTGGCTGCGCGGCGGGCATGTCTTCGCCGGCTATCTGGGCGACGCGAAGGCCACCGGCGCCGTTCTGCGCGACGGCTGGCTGGCCACCGGGGATCTGGGCGTGCTCGACGACGACGGCTATCTCACCATCACCGGCCGGAAGAAGGAGATCCTGATCACGTCGGGCGGCAAGAGTGTGCCGCCGGCCCCGCTGGAGGCACGGGTACGGACGCATCCGCTGGTGGCGCAGTGTCTGGTCGTCGGCGACAACCGGCCGTATGTCGCGGCGCTGGTCACGGTCGACCCGGAGGCCGTCGAGCACTGGCTCACGGTCCGGGGCAGAGCGCCGCTCTCCCCCGCCGAGCTGGTCCGGGACCGGGATCTGGAGGCGGAGATCCGGCGGGCGGTGATCGCGGCGAACACCTCGGTCTCGCAGGCCGAGTCGATCCGTACGTTCCGGATCCTGGCCCGGCCGTTCAGCGAGGCGGACGGACTGCTGACGCCGTCGCTGAAGCTCAAGCGCCGGGCGATCACGGCCGCCTACGCCGCCGAGGTCGACGCGCTCTACCGCTGA
- a CDS encoding magnesium transporter MgtE N-terminal domain-containing protein, with the protein MANVVCLTELLRRPLVGSDGERVGRLSDVIVRLRGRDYPLVTGVVAEVGGREVFLPAEQVADLDADGAWTALASPRVDLRHFERREGEVLLRADVLGHRVIDVADVELVRAYDIELRRRSGGWVLTGLDTHRPPRWWNTLGGGRARQPRWRDWKSFEPLIGHAGSARVRGPFARLGRLRPADIADLLEEADRTESHEILRTVHTDPELEADVFEELEPDSQTRLLRERSDAEIAEVIARMRADDAADALNELPQHRRRPVLDALPAGQRAKVLTLMGFNPASAGGLMSLDVLTATADSAAAAALRGAGDALALQPEALTSVYLTGEGQRLLGVVTLVELLQADPAAPLEEVADLDPVRVGPDTDIADVALLMTDYHLLTVPVVDASDRVVGVITVDDVLESVIPEDWRRREPAPRPVRRVREPYETPPGP; encoded by the coding sequence GTGGCGAATGTCGTGTGTCTGACCGAGCTTCTCCGCCGTCCCCTCGTGGGCAGTGACGGCGAGCGGGTGGGCCGTCTCTCCGATGTCATCGTCCGGCTGCGCGGCCGGGACTACCCGCTGGTCACCGGGGTGGTCGCGGAGGTCGGCGGGCGCGAGGTCTTCCTGCCCGCCGAGCAGGTGGCCGACCTCGACGCGGACGGCGCGTGGACCGCGCTGGCCAGCCCCCGGGTGGATCTGCGCCACTTCGAGCGCCGCGAGGGCGAGGTGCTGCTGCGCGCCGATGTCCTGGGGCACCGGGTGATCGATGTGGCGGATGTCGAGCTGGTACGGGCGTACGACATCGAGCTGCGGCGGCGGTCCGGCGGATGGGTGCTGACGGGCCTGGACACCCACCGGCCGCCCCGCTGGTGGAACACCCTGGGAGGCGGCCGGGCGCGGCAGCCGCGGTGGCGGGACTGGAAGTCCTTCGAGCCGCTGATCGGGCACGCCGGGTCCGCCCGGGTGCGGGGGCCGTTCGCCCGGCTGGGCCGGCTGAGGCCCGCGGACATCGCCGATCTGCTGGAGGAGGCCGACCGCACCGAGTCCCACGAGATCCTCCGTACGGTCCACACCGACCCGGAGCTGGAAGCGGATGTCTTCGAGGAGCTGGAGCCGGACTCGCAGACACGGCTGCTGCGGGAGCGGAGCGATGCCGAGATCGCCGAGGTGATCGCCCGGATGCGGGCCGACGACGCCGCCGACGCGCTCAACGAACTGCCGCAGCACCGCCGCCGGCCCGTCCTGGACGCCCTCCCGGCCGGGCAGCGCGCCAAAGTGCTCACCCTGATGGGCTTCAACCCGGCCAGCGCCGGCGGGCTGATGTCCCTCGACGTCCTCACCGCGACGGCGGACAGCGCAGCCGCCGCGGCCCTCCGGGGCGCGGGCGACGCGCTCGCTCTCCAGCCCGAGGCTCTGACCAGCGTCTATCTCACCGGCGAGGGGCAGCGGCTGCTCGGCGTCGTCACCCTCGTCGAGCTGCTCCAGGCCGACCCGGCCGCGCCGCTGGAGGAGGTGGCGGACCTCGACCCCGTACGGGTGGGGCCCGACACCGACATCGCGGATGTCGCCCTGCTGATGACCGACTACCACCTCCTCACCGTGCCGGTGGTCGACGCCTCGGACCGCGTCGTCGGTGTGATCACGGTCGACGACGTCCTCGAATCGGTCATCCCCGAGGACTGGCGGCGGCGTGAGCCCGCTCCGCGTCCGGTCCGCCGGGTGCGGGAGCCGTACGAGACGCCTCCCGGCCCATGA
- a CDS encoding NRAMP family divalent metal transporter, whose product MSEQDREPPERPVQRPAQPPQPPQPPKPPPAPQKPTRPARPARPSAVLDEAHLGDIQGAFGRIPRDRVETARPGLKARLLTLLAIVGPGIIVMVGDNDAGGVATYAQAGQNHGYSLLWVLLLLIPVLIVNQEMVVRLGAVTGVGHARLIIERFGRFWGWFSVGDLFLLNFLTLVTEFIGISLAAGYLGVSRYVVVPVAALVLIGVAASGSFRRWERAMFVFIAASLLLVPLTLMSHPQWGRAAHDFVVPGIQGGASGEAVLLIIAMVGTTVAPWQLFFQQSNVIDKRITPRFIGYERADTVIGSLVVVAGGAALIMIADYAARGTGAHGHFTDAAGVAEALGRHDPVLGVLFAVVLLDASIIGAAAVTLATSYAFGDVFNLRHSLHRRFREARKFYASYSLLVLVAAAIVLIPGAPLGLITEGVQALAGLLLPSASVFLLLLCNDPEVLGPWVNRRRLNALAALIIAVLLMLSGMLMVTTLFPAVDVTALTLWFSIALAGCLTAAAALRIARRRAPPRPVPVLPRAEKLAWRMPPLALLRPVRWSPGTRLGMTALRAYLILGALLLLVKVIRLGGA is encoded by the coding sequence ATGAGCGAGCAGGACCGGGAGCCCCCGGAGCGACCCGTTCAGCGACCCGCGCAACCACCTCAACCGCCTCAACCGCCCAAGCCACCACCAGCACCACAGAAACCCACGCGCCCCGCACGCCCCGCACGCCCCAGCGCCGTACTCGACGAAGCCCATCTCGGCGACATCCAGGGCGCGTTCGGCCGTATCCCCCGCGACCGCGTCGAGACCGCCCGGCCGGGGCTCAAGGCGCGGCTGCTCACCCTGCTGGCGATCGTCGGCCCCGGCATCATCGTCATGGTCGGCGACAACGACGCGGGAGGCGTGGCCACTTACGCCCAGGCCGGCCAGAACCACGGCTACTCGCTGCTGTGGGTCCTGCTGCTGCTCATCCCCGTGCTGATCGTCAACCAGGAGATGGTCGTACGGCTCGGCGCGGTCACCGGCGTCGGCCACGCGCGGCTGATCATCGAGCGGTTCGGCCGGTTCTGGGGGTGGTTCAGCGTCGGGGACCTGTTCCTGCTGAACTTCCTGACCCTCGTCACCGAGTTCATCGGTATCTCGCTGGCCGCCGGCTATCTCGGGGTCTCCCGCTATGTCGTCGTCCCCGTGGCCGCCCTCGTGCTGATCGGCGTGGCCGCCAGCGGCTCCTTCCGCCGCTGGGAGCGCGCGATGTTCGTCTTCATCGCCGCCAGTCTGCTGCTCGTGCCGCTGACCCTGATGTCCCACCCCCAATGGGGCCGGGCCGCGCACGACTTCGTGGTGCCCGGTATCCAGGGCGGCGCGAGCGGCGAGGCGGTGCTGCTGATCATCGCGATGGTCGGCACCACGGTCGCGCCCTGGCAGCTGTTCTTCCAGCAGTCCAACGTGATCGACAAGCGCATCACCCCCCGCTTCATCGGGTACGAGCGCGCCGACACCGTCATCGGCTCGCTGGTGGTCGTCGCGGGCGGCGCGGCGCTGATCATGATCGCGGACTACGCGGCCCGGGGCACCGGCGCGCACGGCCACTTCACCGACGCCGCCGGGGTGGCCGAGGCGCTCGGCCGGCACGATCCCGTACTGGGGGTGCTCTTCGCGGTCGTCCTGCTGGACGCGAGCATCATCGGCGCCGCCGCGGTGACCCTGGCCACCAGTTACGCCTTCGGTGATGTGTTCAACCTCCGGCACTCGCTGCACCGGCGCTTCCGCGAGGCCAGGAAGTTCTACGCCTCGTACAGTCTGCTGGTCCTGGTGGCCGCCGCCATCGTGCTGATCCCGGGCGCGCCGCTGGGGCTGATCACCGAGGGCGTGCAGGCGCTGGCCGGGCTGCTGCTGCCGTCGGCGAGTGTGTTCCTGCTTCTGCTCTGCAACGACCCCGAGGTGCTGGGGCCCTGGGTCAACCGGCGCCGGCTGAACGCGCTGGCCGCCCTCATCATCGCCGTCCTGCTCATGCTCTCCGGCATGCTGATGGTCACCACCCTCTTCCCCGCCGTCGATGTCACCGCGCTCACGCTCTGGTTCTCGATCGCGCTGGCCGGCTGTCTGACCGCCGCCGCCGCCCTGCGGATCGCCCGCCGTCGTGCCCCGCCGCGGCCGGTGCCGGTCCTTCCGCGCGCCGAGAAGCTCGCCTGGCGCATGCCGCCGCTGGCGCTGCTCAGGCCGGTGCGGTGGTCGCCCGGCACCCGGCTGGGGATGACGGCGCTGCGCGCGTATCTGATCCTCGGCGCGCTGCTGCTGCTCGTGAAGGTGATCCGGCTCGGCGGCGCCTGA
- a CDS encoding RNA polymerase sigma factor SigF, translating into MTTTTVRAAEAERAAGVLTWGSTAPSDGLPRIEDPGAIAPKDARALSKLFFDRLQLLEEGTPEHSYARNTLIEMNQSLVRYAAGRFRNRGAGDMEDILQVGTIGLIKAIDRFDLSREVEFTTFAIPYIVGEIKRFFRDTSWAVHVPRRLQELRVELAKARDQLAGTLDREPTVRELAALLDLPEEEIVEGLVATNGYTAGSLDLPAGDEHGSGGGRTFADVLGEPDPAMEKVENLHALAPLLERLDPRERGIVEMRFGREMTQSQIGAELGVSQMHVSRLLSRILARLRSGMLVEE; encoded by the coding sequence ATGACGACCACAACTGTGCGAGCTGCCGAGGCGGAGCGGGCGGCGGGCGTCCTGACCTGGGGATCGACAGCGCCCTCTGACGGACTGCCACGGATCGAGGACCCGGGCGCGATCGCGCCGAAGGACGCGCGGGCGCTGTCGAAGCTCTTCTTCGACCGGCTCCAGCTCCTCGAAGAGGGCACCCCCGAGCACAGTTACGCCCGTAACACGCTGATCGAGATGAACCAGTCGCTCGTACGGTACGCCGCCGGCCGCTTCCGCAACCGGGGCGCCGGCGACATGGAGGACATCCTCCAGGTCGGCACGATCGGTCTGATCAAGGCCATCGACCGCTTCGACCTCTCCCGCGAGGTCGAGTTCACCACCTTCGCCATCCCCTACATCGTCGGCGAGATCAAGCGCTTCTTCCGCGACACCAGCTGGGCCGTCCATGTGCCGCGCCGCCTCCAGGAGCTGCGCGTCGAGCTGGCCAAGGCCCGGGACCAGCTGGCCGGCACGCTGGACCGGGAGCCGACCGTACGGGAGCTGGCCGCGCTGCTGGACCTCCCGGAGGAGGAGATCGTCGAGGGGCTGGTGGCCACCAACGGCTATACGGCCGGCTCCCTGGACCTGCCCGCCGGCGACGAGCACGGCAGCGGCGGCGGACGGACCTTCGCCGATGTGCTGGGCGAGCCGGACCCGGCCATGGAGAAGGTGGAGAATCTGCACGCCCTGGCGCCGCTGCTGGAGCGGCTCGACCCGCGCGAGCGCGGCATCGTGGAGATGCGCTTCGGCCGGGAGATGACCCAGTCGCAGATCGGCGCGGAGCTGGGCGTCTCGCAGATGCATGTCTCCCGGCTGCTGAGCCGCATTCTCGCCCGGCTGCGGTCGGGGATGCTCGTGGAGGAGTGA
- a CDS encoding LysR substrate-binding domain-containing protein gives MYDPGQLRTFLAVSQTLSFTGAARRLGVRQSTVSQHVRRLEDATGRPLFTRDTHSVELTEDGEAMLGFARSILAAHDRAAAFFGGTRLRGRLRFGASEDFVLTRLPEILETFRRDHPEVDIELTVELSGTLHEQLAAGRLDLVLAKRRPGDTHGRLVWRSSLAWIGAPRLRLDPDRPVPLIAFPPPALTRARALEVLEAHGRPWRLACTSASLSALIAAARAGLGVMAHTRGLIPPGLVPVRTKLLPELGGVDFVLLHARDHGPEHGREHSGTAAREAADALAAAILASGDRLHRPAGADG, from the coding sequence ATGTACGACCCCGGACAACTGCGCACCTTCCTCGCCGTCTCGCAGACGCTCAGCTTCACCGGGGCGGCCCGCCGCCTGGGCGTGCGCCAGTCCACCGTGAGCCAGCACGTCCGGCGGCTGGAGGACGCCACGGGGCGCCCGCTGTTCACCCGTGACACCCACAGCGTGGAGCTGACCGAGGACGGCGAGGCCATGCTCGGCTTCGCCCGGTCGATCCTGGCGGCCCACGACCGCGCGGCGGCCTTCTTCGGCGGCACCCGGCTGCGCGGCCGGCTGCGCTTCGGCGCCTCCGAGGACTTCGTGCTCACCCGGCTGCCGGAGATCCTGGAGACCTTCCGCCGCGACCACCCGGAGGTCGACATCGAGCTGACCGTGGAGCTGTCGGGCACCCTGCACGAGCAGCTGGCGGCGGGCCGGCTCGATCTCGTACTGGCCAAGCGCCGCCCGGGCGACACCCACGGCCGGCTGGTCTGGCGGTCGTCCCTGGCCTGGATCGGCGCGCCCCGGCTGCGGCTCGATCCCGACCGGCCGGTGCCGCTGATCGCCTTCCCGCCGCCCGCGCTCACCCGCGCCCGCGCGCTGGAGGTGCTGGAGGCGCACGGCCGGCCCTGGCGCCTGGCCTGTACGAGCGCCAGCCTGAGCGCGCTGATCGCGGCGGCCCGCGCCGGGCTCGGCGTGATGGCGCACACCCGGGGGCTGATCCCGCCGGGCCTGGTGCCGGTACGGACGAAGCTCCTGCCCGAGCTGGGCGGGGTGGACTTCGTCCTGCTGCACGCCCGCGACCACGGCCCGGAGCACGGCCGGGAGCACAGCGGTACGGCGGCCAGGGAGGCCGCGGACGCGCTGGCCGCGGCGATCCTGGCGAGCGGCGACCGGCTGCACCGCCCGGCCGGAGCCGACGGCTGA
- a CDS encoding 4a-hydroxytetrahydrobiopterin dehydratase — MPPAEPLSPSEIEDRLRSLPGWSVADGRLTRTYRLSSHIAAAAMVVHIAGIQEQLIHHSDLTLGYNTLVLAVATHDAGGALTDLDFTLAERVEAIAPAHGAR, encoded by the coding sequence ATGCCCCCCGCCGAACCGCTGTCGCCGAGCGAGATCGAGGACCGGCTGCGGTCCCTGCCCGGCTGGTCCGTGGCCGACGGACGCCTCACCCGTACGTACCGGCTGTCCTCGCACATCGCGGCGGCCGCGATGGTGGTCCATATCGCCGGAATCCAGGAGCAGTTGATCCACCACTCCGATCTGACGCTGGGCTACAACACGCTCGTGCTGGCCGTCGCCACCCATGACGCGGGCGGCGCCCTCACCGATCTGGACTTCACGCTGGCCGAGCGCGTCGAGGCGATCGCCCCGGCGCACGGCGCCCGCTGA